From Arachis stenosperma cultivar V10309 chromosome 2, arast.V10309.gnm1.PFL2, whole genome shotgun sequence, one genomic window encodes:
- the LOC130961377 gene encoding putative disease resistance RPP13-like protein 1 isoform X2, producing the protein MAARFVGEAFLNSALGTIYDMLISPLLVNFIQRKKLNRKLVEKLETVLKAAHAVINDAERRQIEEEAVKHWLDRLKDAVYDAEDILDEVTTKAAIQKVQGNSLSRYVNLHGDGEIVTKIEEIIDALESIVNEKDGLGLKEIPVEDMSWRIPSTSLVGVHQIYGRDQDREAIVKLLLDVTNDGGISVISMVGLGGIGKTTLAQIVYNDDRVKQKFDVKAWVCDGQEKFDVLKVTKAVMEATSSSCSSTELNTIQESLKKVLAGKKLLVVLDDMWSYNYDAWISFLKPFKSSNGGVKILVTTRHDSIADMVKTIPTFHLGFLGDDDCWSVFADHACLNSAESHSRSDLEVVGRKIVKKCNGLALAAQTLGGLLRARKEVADWKFILRSEIWELPKKDSGILPALRISYHYLPSYLKRCFVYCSLFPKDNEFKRDELVLLWMAEGLLQQPKSGNTLEEVGSKYFNDLVSRSFFQHSNTDENLFVMHDLMHDLAIFYGGKFFSRNFKLKTADACPRHLSNGLVIDDSLFSEISEVRDCLKNTRTLLDISFETCNGYTEEIDLCGLFAQLKRLRVLSFKFFPLGDHDSLLDSIGDLIHLRYLDLSHSPIKTLPESMCKFYNLQTLKLYDCDSLEKLPSNMQDLVNLRHLDLSGTLIVELPESLSKLYNLQTLNLSACEELKKLPSKMQDLVNLRHLYIEGTNLEEMPKGMSKLKDLQNLHYYIVGEHEENGVGELGELVNLQGSFHIVQLENVVNSSEAWKARMADKKHINNLSLEWTSAEDGDIVDSQSEKDVLDKLRPQKDLKELSIRCYRGIVGWFLHLDSYPLWRG; encoded by the exons ATGGCTGCAAGATTTGTGGGAGAAGCTTTTCTCAACTCTGCACTTGGCACTATCTACGACATGCTGATTTCACCCTTACTTGTCAACTTCATCCAGCGAAAGAAGCTTAACCGGAAGCTGGTTGAGAAGCTGGAGACAGTTCTGAAGGCTGCTCATGCTGTGATCAATGACGCCGAGCGGAGGCAGATCGAGGAGGAGGCTGTGAAGCACTGGCTGGACAGGCTGAAGGATGCTGTGTACGACGCTGAAGACATACTTGATGAAGTCACCACCAAAGCTGCCATTCAAAAGGTTCAAGGTAACTCTCTGTCTCGCTATGTCAATTTGCATGGTGATGGTGAGATAGTAACCAAGATAGAAGAGATCATTGATGCATTAGAGTCAATTGTAAATGAGAAAGATGGTCTTGGCTTGAAGGAGATACCGGTGGAGGACATGTCATGGAGGATCCCCTCAACATCTCTGGTTGGTGTGCATCAAATATATGGCAGGGACCAAGATAGGGAGGCCATAGTAAAACTGTTGTTAGATGTTACCAATGACGGTGGAATATCCGTGATTTCTATGGTCGGCTTGGGTGGAATAGGAAAGACTACTTTGGCTCAGATAGTTTACAATGATGACCGAGTGAAacaaaaatttgatgttaagGCATGGGTTTGTGATGGGCAAGAGAAATTTGACGTTCTTAAGGTGACAAAGGCTGTGATGGAAGCAACTTCTAGTTCTTGCAGCTCAACTGAGTTAAACACAATTCAGGAGAGCTTGAAGAAAGTCCTAGCTGGGAAGAAGTTGTTGGTTGTTTTGGATGATATGTGGAGTTACAATTATGATGCCTGGATAAGTTTTTTAAAGCCTTTCAAATCTAGTAACGGGGGTGTTAAGATTCTTGTAACAACCCGTCATGATTCAATTGCCGATATGGTGAAAACTATTCCGACTTTCCATTTGGGTTTTTTGGGTGATGATGACTGCTGGTCAGTGTTTGCAGATCATGCATGTCTTAATTCGGCTGAATCCCATAGCCGTTCTGATCTAGAAGTAGTTGGTCGAAAAATTGTCAAGAAGTGTAATGGGTTAGCTTTGGCTGCTCAAACACTTGGAGGTTTATTAAGAGCAAGAAAAGAAGTAGCGGATTGGAAGTTTATATTGAGGAGTGAAATTTGGGAACTTCCCAAAAAAGATAGTGGGATTCTTCCTGCATTGAGAATCAGTTATCACTACCTCCCCTCGTACTTAAAACGTTGCTTTGTTTATTGTTCTTTATTCCCAAAAGACAATGAATTCAAAAGAGATGAACTGGTGTTATTGTGGATGGCAGAAGGTCTTTTGCAGCAACCAAAGAGTGGCAACACTTTAGAAGAAGTTGGTTCTAAATATTTTAATGATTTGGTTTCCAGATCATTTTTCCAACATTCTAACACTGATGAAAATTTATTTGTGATGCACGATCTCATGCATGATTTGGCAATATTCTACGGTGGAAAGTTCTTTTCGAGAAACTTTAAACTCAAAACTGCAGATGCTTGTCCTCGTCATCTTTCAAATGGTCTTGTCATCGATGATTCATTATTCTCAGAGATCTCAGAAGTACGTGattgtttaaaaaatacaaGGACATTGCTGGATATCAGTTTTGAAACATGCAATGGTTACACAGAGGAAATTGATCTTTGTGGCTTATTTGCACAGTTGAAGCGCTTAAGGGTtttgtcatttaaattcttTCCTCTTGGTGATCATGATTCATTACTTGATTCAATAGGTGATTTGATCCATTTGCGTTATTTGGATCTCTCTCATTCACCTATCAAGACATTGCCAGAGTCAATGtgcaaattttataatttacaaACACTGAAGTTGTATGATTGTGATAGTCTAGAAAAGCTTCCAAGCAACATGCAGGATCTTGTAAATTTACGTCATTTGGATCTCTCTGGTACGCTTATTGTGGAATTACCCGAGTCATTGAGCAAATTGTATAATTTACAAACATTAAACTTGAGTGCTTGTGAAGAACTAAAAAAGCTTCCAAGCAAGATGCAAGATCTTGTAAATCTGCGCCATCTCTATATTGAAGGTACTAATTTAGAAGAGATGCCAAAAGGGATGAGCAAATTAAAAGATTTGCAGAATCTGCATTACTATATTGTTGGCGAGCATGAAGAGAATGGGGTAGGGGAATTGGGAGAACTTGTAAATCTTCAAGGGTCATTTCATATTGTGCAATTAGAGAATGTCGTTAATAGCAGTGAGGCTTGGAAAGCAAGGATGGCTGATAAGAAACACATCAATAATCTAAGTTTGGAGTGGACATCTGCTGAAGATGGTGATATTGTTGATTCCCAAAGTGAAAAAGATGTACTTGACAAATTACGTCCTCAGAAAGACTTGAAGGAGCTATCCATCAGGTGTTACAGAG GAATTGTTGGGTGGTTCCTTCACTTGGACAGTTACCCTCTCTGGAGAGGCTGA
- the LOC130961377 gene encoding putative disease resistance RPP13-like protein 1 isoform X1 produces the protein MAARFVGEAFLNSALGTIYDMLISPLLVNFIQRKKLNRKLVEKLETVLKAAHAVINDAERRQIEEEAVKHWLDRLKDAVYDAEDILDEVTTKAAIQKVQGNSLSRYVNLHGDGEIVTKIEEIIDALESIVNEKDGLGLKEIPVEDMSWRIPSTSLVGVHQIYGRDQDREAIVKLLLDVTNDGGISVISMVGLGGIGKTTLAQIVYNDDRVKQKFDVKAWVCDGQEKFDVLKVTKAVMEATSSSCSSTELNTIQESLKKVLAGKKLLVVLDDMWSYNYDAWISFLKPFKSSNGGVKILVTTRHDSIADMVKTIPTFHLGFLGDDDCWSVFADHACLNSAESHSRSDLEVVGRKIVKKCNGLALAAQTLGGLLRARKEVADWKFILRSEIWELPKKDSGILPALRISYHYLPSYLKRCFVYCSLFPKDNEFKRDELVLLWMAEGLLQQPKSGNTLEEVGSKYFNDLVSRSFFQHSNTDENLFVMHDLMHDLAIFYGGKFFSRNFKLKTADACPRHLSNGLVIDDSLFSEISEVRDCLKNTRTLLDISFETCNGYTEEIDLCGLFAQLKRLRVLSFKFFPLGDHDSLLDSIGDLIHLRYLDLSHSPIKTLPESMCKFYNLQTLKLYDCDSLEKLPSNMQDLVNLRHLDLSGTLIVELPESLSKLYNLQTLNLSACEELKKLPSKMQDLVNLRHLYIEGTNLEEMPKGMSKLKDLQNLHYYIVGEHEENGVGELGELVNLQGSFHIVQLENVVNSSEAWKARMADKKHINNLSLEWTSAEDGDIVDSQSEKDVLDKLRPQKDLKELSIRCYRGTMFPDWVGQSSYHNMTELYLSGCRNCWVVPSLGQLPSLERLIISEFDKVKKIGGSFYKGDGTHQHQETPFRSLKYLSIEKLPCWEEWESYECDDDDDAPFPKLEYLSICNCPKLRGDLPTFLPSLKDLSIFDCKNVELPMQHQQHESLTSLTIDNSCDSLTSFALPPFPNLESLTITRRENLTSLEVSQTQPLQYLLISECPKMENIIRLPASLREVDIKKCPLLGEGIERKDPHIWPSISHIPIIYVDGKRIRNDSTS, from the coding sequence ATGGCTGCAAGATTTGTGGGAGAAGCTTTTCTCAACTCTGCACTTGGCACTATCTACGACATGCTGATTTCACCCTTACTTGTCAACTTCATCCAGCGAAAGAAGCTTAACCGGAAGCTGGTTGAGAAGCTGGAGACAGTTCTGAAGGCTGCTCATGCTGTGATCAATGACGCCGAGCGGAGGCAGATCGAGGAGGAGGCTGTGAAGCACTGGCTGGACAGGCTGAAGGATGCTGTGTACGACGCTGAAGACATACTTGATGAAGTCACCACCAAAGCTGCCATTCAAAAGGTTCAAGGTAACTCTCTGTCTCGCTATGTCAATTTGCATGGTGATGGTGAGATAGTAACCAAGATAGAAGAGATCATTGATGCATTAGAGTCAATTGTAAATGAGAAAGATGGTCTTGGCTTGAAGGAGATACCGGTGGAGGACATGTCATGGAGGATCCCCTCAACATCTCTGGTTGGTGTGCATCAAATATATGGCAGGGACCAAGATAGGGAGGCCATAGTAAAACTGTTGTTAGATGTTACCAATGACGGTGGAATATCCGTGATTTCTATGGTCGGCTTGGGTGGAATAGGAAAGACTACTTTGGCTCAGATAGTTTACAATGATGACCGAGTGAAacaaaaatttgatgttaagGCATGGGTTTGTGATGGGCAAGAGAAATTTGACGTTCTTAAGGTGACAAAGGCTGTGATGGAAGCAACTTCTAGTTCTTGCAGCTCAACTGAGTTAAACACAATTCAGGAGAGCTTGAAGAAAGTCCTAGCTGGGAAGAAGTTGTTGGTTGTTTTGGATGATATGTGGAGTTACAATTATGATGCCTGGATAAGTTTTTTAAAGCCTTTCAAATCTAGTAACGGGGGTGTTAAGATTCTTGTAACAACCCGTCATGATTCAATTGCCGATATGGTGAAAACTATTCCGACTTTCCATTTGGGTTTTTTGGGTGATGATGACTGCTGGTCAGTGTTTGCAGATCATGCATGTCTTAATTCGGCTGAATCCCATAGCCGTTCTGATCTAGAAGTAGTTGGTCGAAAAATTGTCAAGAAGTGTAATGGGTTAGCTTTGGCTGCTCAAACACTTGGAGGTTTATTAAGAGCAAGAAAAGAAGTAGCGGATTGGAAGTTTATATTGAGGAGTGAAATTTGGGAACTTCCCAAAAAAGATAGTGGGATTCTTCCTGCATTGAGAATCAGTTATCACTACCTCCCCTCGTACTTAAAACGTTGCTTTGTTTATTGTTCTTTATTCCCAAAAGACAATGAATTCAAAAGAGATGAACTGGTGTTATTGTGGATGGCAGAAGGTCTTTTGCAGCAACCAAAGAGTGGCAACACTTTAGAAGAAGTTGGTTCTAAATATTTTAATGATTTGGTTTCCAGATCATTTTTCCAACATTCTAACACTGATGAAAATTTATTTGTGATGCACGATCTCATGCATGATTTGGCAATATTCTACGGTGGAAAGTTCTTTTCGAGAAACTTTAAACTCAAAACTGCAGATGCTTGTCCTCGTCATCTTTCAAATGGTCTTGTCATCGATGATTCATTATTCTCAGAGATCTCAGAAGTACGTGattgtttaaaaaatacaaGGACATTGCTGGATATCAGTTTTGAAACATGCAATGGTTACACAGAGGAAATTGATCTTTGTGGCTTATTTGCACAGTTGAAGCGCTTAAGGGTtttgtcatttaaattcttTCCTCTTGGTGATCATGATTCATTACTTGATTCAATAGGTGATTTGATCCATTTGCGTTATTTGGATCTCTCTCATTCACCTATCAAGACATTGCCAGAGTCAATGtgcaaattttataatttacaaACACTGAAGTTGTATGATTGTGATAGTCTAGAAAAGCTTCCAAGCAACATGCAGGATCTTGTAAATTTACGTCATTTGGATCTCTCTGGTACGCTTATTGTGGAATTACCCGAGTCATTGAGCAAATTGTATAATTTACAAACATTAAACTTGAGTGCTTGTGAAGAACTAAAAAAGCTTCCAAGCAAGATGCAAGATCTTGTAAATCTGCGCCATCTCTATATTGAAGGTACTAATTTAGAAGAGATGCCAAAAGGGATGAGCAAATTAAAAGATTTGCAGAATCTGCATTACTATATTGTTGGCGAGCATGAAGAGAATGGGGTAGGGGAATTGGGAGAACTTGTAAATCTTCAAGGGTCATTTCATATTGTGCAATTAGAGAATGTCGTTAATAGCAGTGAGGCTTGGAAAGCAAGGATGGCTGATAAGAAACACATCAATAATCTAAGTTTGGAGTGGACATCTGCTGAAGATGGTGATATTGTTGATTCCCAAAGTGAAAAAGATGTACTTGACAAATTACGTCCTCAGAAAGACTTGAAGGAGCTATCCATCAGGTGTTACAGAGGTACGATGTTTCCGGATTGGGTAGGGCAGTCTTCGTACCACAACATGACTGAGTTGTATTTGAGTGGATGCAGGAATTGTTGGGTGGTTCCTTCACTTGGACAGTTACCCTCTCTGGAGAGGCTGATCATTTCAGAGTTCGACAAGGTGAAGAAGATTGGTGGGTCATTCTATAAGGGTGATGGAACTCATCAGCACCAGGAGACACCCTTCCGATCCCTTAAATATCTGAGTATTGAAAAACTGCCTTGCTGGGAGGAATGGGAGTCATATGaatgtgatgatgatgatgatgcacCATTTCCGAAACTTGAGTATCTTTCAATATGCAACTGTCCTAAGTTAAGAGGAGATTTGCCCACTTTCCTTCCCTCGTTGAAAGATTTGAGCATATTCgattgcaagaatgtagaatTGCCAATGCAACACCAACAACATGAGTCACTAACGAGTCTTACAATAGACAACAGCTGTGATTCGCTTACATCCTTCGCATTGCCACCGTTCCCAAATCTCGAGTCTCTCACAATCACAAGACGTGAAAATTTGACATCTCTGGAGGTGTCACAGACACAGCCCCTCCAATACTTATTAATTTCAGAGTGCCCTAAGATGGAGAACATAATAAGGCTGCCTGCCTCTTTAAGGGAAGTCGACATCAAGAAATGTCCGTTGTTGGGTGAAGGCATAGAGAGGAAGGACCCCCACATTTGGCCATCCATTTCCCACATCCCCATTATTTATGTTGATGGGAAACGGATTCGCAATGACTCAACATCTTAA